A region of Mycolicibacterium brumae DNA encodes the following proteins:
- the scpB gene encoding SMC-Scp complex subunit ScpB, giving the protein MTDQTPDTADPVDDDALDAAEPEAPELEEGELTRVLQALLLVVDTPISAAGLASVTEQPEARIAAKLTEMAAEYTAADSGIDLREAGGGWRMYTRARFAPYVEKLLLDGARAKLTRAALETLAVIAYRQPVTRARVSAVRGVNVDAVMRTLAARGLIVEAGPDPDSGAATFTTTELFLERLGLTSLGELPDIAPLLPDVDVIDDLSESLDSEPRFMKLNPAPPTPTAIEVDEES; this is encoded by the coding sequence ATGACCGACCAAACCCCCGACACCGCGGACCCCGTGGACGACGACGCGCTGGACGCCGCCGAACCGGAGGCCCCCGAGCTCGAAGAGGGCGAGCTGACCCGGGTGCTGCAGGCGCTGCTGCTGGTGGTCGACACGCCGATCAGCGCGGCCGGTCTGGCATCGGTCACCGAGCAGCCCGAAGCGCGGATCGCCGCGAAGCTCACCGAGATGGCCGCCGAGTACACCGCAGCCGACAGTGGGATCGATCTGCGTGAGGCCGGTGGCGGCTGGCGGATGTACACCCGCGCCCGGTTCGCCCCATACGTGGAGAAGCTGCTGCTCGACGGCGCCCGCGCGAAACTGACTCGCGCCGCGCTGGAGACCCTTGCGGTGATCGCCTACCGGCAGCCGGTCACCCGGGCCCGGGTCAGCGCCGTCCGCGGCGTGAACGTCGACGCGGTGATGCGCACCCTGGCCGCCCGCGGACTGATCGTGGAGGCGGGCCCGGACCCGGACAGCGGCGCGGCCACCTTCACCACCACCGAATTGTTCCTGGAGCGCCTCGGGTTGACGTCGCTGGGCGAGCTACCCGACATCGCGCCGCTGCTGCCCGACGTCGACGTGATCGACGACCTGAGCGAATCCCTGGACTCCGAACCACGGTTCATGAAGTTGAACCCCGCACCGCCAACCCCCACAGCCATTGAGGTGGACGAGGAGTCATGA
- a CDS encoding pseudouridine synthase: MTEQNEGVRLQKVLSQAGIASRRVAERMIVDGRVEVDGRIVTELGTRVDPESSVIRVDGTRVRLDDDQVYLALNKPLGMVSTMSDEHGRPCIGDLIEHRVRGNKNLFHVGRLDADTEGLILLTNDGELAHRLMHPSYEIPKTYVATVAGKVPRGLGKQLREGVELDDGPVTVDDFALVDSLPGRSMVRVTLHEGRKHIVRRLLDSVGFPVEALVRTDIGAVSLDDQRPGSIRALTRKEIGELYTAVGL, from the coding sequence ATGACCGAACAGAACGAAGGCGTGCGCCTGCAGAAGGTGTTGTCGCAGGCCGGAATTGCGTCCCGCCGGGTCGCGGAGCGAATGATCGTCGACGGCCGCGTCGAGGTCGACGGCCGGATCGTGACGGAGCTGGGCACCCGGGTCGACCCGGAGTCCTCGGTGATCCGGGTCGACGGCACCCGAGTCCGCCTGGACGACGACCAGGTGTACCTGGCGCTGAACAAGCCGCTGGGCATGGTCTCCACCATGTCCGACGAGCACGGCCGGCCATGCATCGGCGACCTGATCGAGCACCGGGTTCGCGGCAACAAGAACCTGTTCCACGTCGGGCGCCTGGACGCCGACACCGAGGGCCTGATCCTGCTGACCAACGACGGCGAGCTCGCGCACCGGCTGATGCACCCGTCGTATGAGATCCCGAAAACGTATGTGGCGACCGTGGCGGGCAAGGTCCCGCGCGGGCTCGGCAAGCAGCTGCGCGAGGGGGTCGAGCTCGACGACGGCCCGGTGACCGTCGACGACTTCGCGCTGGTGGACTCGCTGCCCGGACGGTCCATGGTGCGGGTGACCCTGCACGAGGGACGCAAGCACATTGTCCGCCGGCTGCTGGACTCGGTCGGCTTCCCGGTCGAGGCGCTGGTCCGCACCGACATCGGCGCGGTCTCCCTCGACGATCAGCGCCCGGGCAGCATCCGCGCGTTGACCCGCAAGGAGATCGGCGAACTGTACACGGCGGTGGGGCTCTAA